The genomic window ctgatatactaaaaaaaaaaaaatcaaaatatatatcaatttatacagtataataatatatagaatgtaaaatatactttacagaatataatataatatcttgtatAAAAGTTACATTAGgtgcaatacattttttttaatgtatatagtaagtTACAGTCTATTGACAAAATAAGAACAACAAAAGAAATAACTATACTATGTGAAATTGTTGAATGGGATCTTGATAGTAGATGACAGATTCACTTTGACTGTTTTgtccaaatatttttgtgtaacttGTGTCATTAGCTATATaagtgtacaataaataaataaacaatatgatataGGATAAAATCAATTCAGTGAAAATTTGATAagatgacaaaatatataacttacaaAATACGTCATCTGAAAGTTCTTCAATTCCAATTGATTTGTCTCCTTTTGTagcctttaaatatttaaaaattaaaaattatgtacaaacatatattttattaaaataagtaataaagatGATATTACCTCTCTATATTTTtgcaaatatagttttaagggTTCTACATAATTGTCAAAACCTAAATTAGACATTGCATAAAGAATATCTTCTCCATTAATAGTTTTACGTTTTTCTTGGAAACATCTGTCACTAGCTTCACTggttataaaacttataaattctGAAACACATTCTTGTACACATTCTCGAGCATCTTTTGCGATCTATtaacaacatttaatattattacttattacttgtTAGTGTGCAACAtagtattgttaatttataaacaa from Aphis gossypii isolate Hap1 chromosome 1, ASM2018417v2, whole genome shotgun sequence includes these protein-coding regions:
- the LOC114122045 gene encoding uncharacterized protein LOC114122045; this encodes MNSSDSDDLTEEFLTDDHQNFLSQGQDTQDGVEMVTLDNTDDSSNQGEVYELKFGKPLREQDRFLPIANIAKIMKKSIPDGGKIAKDARECVQECVSEFISFITSEASDRCFQEKRKTINGEDILYAMSNLGFDNYVEPLKLYLQKYREATKGDKSIGIEELSDDVFSNDTSYTKIFGQNSQSESVIYYQDPIQQFHIV